In Brevinematales bacterium, a genomic segment contains:
- the pyk gene encoding pyruvate kinase, whose protein sequence is MKFTKTVFTIGPASRDPKTIKELIYEGGDVARLNFSHEDFAAHEKSVRFVRQAAEELDKPVAVFQDLQGPKIRVGKLNAEYINLKEGDELIITTDDMIGDNRRISIDYSYLHEEVSHGNRILLDDGLIELKVDGVKGHDIRTTVVNGGNLKPRKGVNLPHITLKKISSITEKDRSDLAFSFQNDLDFVALSFVRHAGDVKELKEIMAKRFNRVIPVIAKIEKPEAVEDIDNIIDVSDAIMVARGDLGVETSPEDVPMIQKTLIRKCNIAGKPVITATQMLESMIMNPRPTRAEANDVANAILDGTSAVMLSGETAAGKYPVEAVKMMKLIAQKTESSMQFRKLVLGKILNLDDLTERQSKNPAEAVGFAAVELAEEISAKYIVCFSHSGGTARLISKFRPDIPVIGFSPVKATVRQLALAWGINPLGTREVGTVDELLDGAAEALKFKGWVNTGDMIVITAGVPVGKPGMTNMIKVVQID, encoded by the coding sequence ATAAAATTCACGAAGACGGTATTTACCATCGGCCCAGCGTCGAGGGACCCTAAGACCATCAAAGAACTTATCTACGAGGGCGGGGATGTCGCGCGATTGAATTTCTCCCATGAGGACTTTGCCGCGCATGAGAAATCCGTCCGCTTTGTCCGCCAGGCGGCCGAGGAGCTCGATAAGCCCGTGGCGGTATTTCAGGACTTACAGGGCCCGAAAATCCGCGTCGGCAAGCTGAATGCGGAATATATCAACCTGAAAGAGGGTGATGAGCTGATTATCACGACCGACGATATGATCGGGGACAACCGGCGAATCAGTATCGATTATTCCTATCTTCATGAGGAGGTCAGCCATGGTAACAGGATACTTCTGGACGACGGCCTGATCGAGCTGAAAGTCGACGGGGTTAAGGGGCATGACATCAGGACGACCGTCGTTAACGGGGGTAACCTCAAACCCCGGAAGGGAGTCAATCTTCCCCACATCACGCTGAAAAAAATCTCGTCGATCACCGAAAAAGACCGCAGCGATCTGGCGTTCTCGTTCCAGAACGACCTCGATTTTGTGGCGCTGTCGTTTGTCCGTCACGCCGGCGACGTCAAGGAACTGAAAGAAATAATGGCGAAGCGTTTCAACCGGGTAATACCCGTGATCGCGAAGATAGAAAAACCTGAGGCGGTCGAGGATATCGATAATATCATCGATGTGAGCGACGCGATTATGGTAGCGCGCGGCGACCTGGGTGTGGAAACCTCGCCGGAGGACGTACCCATGATCCAGAAGACGCTTATCAGGAAATGCAATATCGCCGGGAAACCGGTGATCACCGCGACCCAGATGCTCGAGTCGATGATTATGAATCCGCGTCCGACCCGCGCCGAAGCGAACGATGTCGCGAACGCGATACTCGACGGGACGAGCGCGGTGATGCTGTCGGGCGAGACCGCCGCCGGGAAATATCCTGTCGAGGCGGTCAAGATGATGAAGCTGATCGCGCAGAAAACCGAGTCCAGTATGCAGTTCCGTAAACTGGTGCTCGGTAAAATATTAAATTTAGACGATCTGACGGAGCGGCAGTCGAAAAACCCCGCGGAGGCCGTCGGTTTCGCTGCGGTCGAACTTGCCGAGGAAATTTCCGCGAAATATATCGTCTGTTTTTCTCATAGCGGCGGTACGGCGAGGCTGATATCGAAATTCCGCCCGGATATCCCGGTCATCGGGTTCAGCCCTGTCAAAGCGACCGTACGTCAGCTCGCGCTGGCATGGGGAATCAATCCGCTCGGGACGCGCGAGGTGGGGACTGTCGACGAATTGCTCGACGGCGCCGCGGAGGCATTGAAGTTCAAGGGGTGGGTGAATACGGGCGATATGATAGTAATTACCGCGGGAGTCCCGGTCGGTAAGCCCGGTATGACGAATATGATTAAAGTGGTTCAAATCGACTAA
- the secF gene encoding protein translocase subunit SecF produces the protein MENQNKSPQEKTVKVRGFKLVHRVHFIKMRWLAFIISGTVILTGVVLFIARGGFKLGIDFQGGTRVEVNIHSENVNIEQIRDLFVGNNIDSSVNTVGDPLKQHYLITVTDLTKKMEINPTNITQKLIAQFGVSNIELLGSEEIGPKVAENTGSRLFNLLLFVSLLILLYVALRFDFMYGAGAVLALFHDLLIMGAFALVMDMPIDSTIIAAFLTILGYSINDTIVVFDRIRENHKINPDEEYEMVMDRSITQSMSRTLITSLTTLFVAISIAVWGGRVLSNFGIMLVVGIVSGTYSSIFVASPFTFMLRKLVVKKQKADKKAKKTEA, from the coding sequence ATGGAAAATCAAAATAAAAGTCCACAGGAAAAGACCGTGAAGGTACGAGGTTTTAAGCTCGTCCACCGCGTGCACTTTATTAAAATGCGCTGGCTGGCGTTCATTATTTCGGGTACGGTTATTCTGACCGGGGTGGTGCTTTTTATCGCCAGAGGCGGGTTTAAGCTGGGTATCGACTTTCAGGGCGGTACGCGTGTCGAAGTGAATATCCACTCAGAAAACGTAAATATCGAGCAGATCCGCGATTTATTTGTGGGGAATAACATTGACTCTTCTGTAAACACTGTCGGAGATCCCCTCAAACAGCATTACCTGATAACTGTCACCGATCTGACTAAAAAAATGGAAATTAACCCCACCAATATTACCCAGAAACTGATCGCGCAATTCGGGGTGAGCAATATCGAGCTTTTAGGCAGCGAGGAAATCGGGCCGAAGGTCGCCGAGAATACAGGTTCGCGTTTATTTAACCTGCTTTTGTTTGTCTCGCTTCTCATACTTTTATATGTCGCGCTTCGTTTCGACTTCATGTACGGGGCAGGCGCCGTATTAGCGCTCTTTCACGATTTGTTAATCATGGGCGCATTCGCTTTAGTGATGGATATGCCGATTGATTCGACCATCATCGCGGCGTTCCTGACTATCCTCGGGTACTCCATTAACGATACAATTGTGGTATTCGACCGAATCCGTGAAAACCACAAGATCAATCCCGACGAGGAATATGAAATGGTTATGGACAGGAGTATCACTCAGTCCATGTCGCGGACGTTGATTACATCGCTCACCACGCTGTTTGTCGCGATTTCCATCGCGGTATGGGGCGGGCGAGTGTTGTCCAACTTCGGTATCATGCTGGTAGTCGGTATCGTGAGCGGAACATACTCCTCGATATTCGTAGCATCGCCGTTCACATTTATGCTGCGGAAACTGGTGGTTAAGAAACAGAAAGCGGATAAGAAGGCTAAGAAAACCGAAGCATAA
- a CDS encoding YjbQ family protein — protein MPNYAEFTLRTSKRTQFLDITREIARAAADTGITDGICVIHVPHTTAGVTINENADPDVTRDIDMHLAAMIPEHAGFRHSEGNSDAHIKSSLVGPSLTVIIHCGRLVLGTWQGIYFCEFDGPRSRRYAVKCVEG, from the coding sequence ATGCCCAATTACGCCGAATTCACCCTCCGCACATCGAAACGGACTCAGTTTCTCGATATCACCCGTGAGATCGCGCGCGCGGCCGCCGACACCGGGATTACCGACGGGATTTGCGTTATCCATGTCCCCCACACCACCGCGGGGGTGACTATCAACGAGAACGCCGATCCCGACGTCACCCGCGATATCGACATGCATCTCGCGGCGATGATACCCGAGCACGCCGGTTTCCGGCACTCCGAGGGGAATTCCGACGCGCATATCAAGTCGAGCCTCGTGGGGCCGTCCCTCACCGTCATCATCCACTGCGGGCGTCTCGTGCTGGGCACATGGCAGGGCATCTACTTCTGCGAGTTCGACGGCCCCCGCAGCCGCCGTTACGCCGTCAAGTGCGTCGAGGGATAG
- the secD gene encoding protein translocase subunit SecD yields the protein MNKGFRFFVLLLFTGLAFYFLNPSIQWYFVLTPEQQNIISLPEEKVVELSKEQKQEFKNIKYLRQHSVKLGLDLQGGVFILMQINEDDLRKKLIEQYGDTNAVNEKWETEYKSAVKQTIDVLKSRMDQFGVSEPIIQKTYSGQISVQLPGLDNPQLIHDALSKVGKLEFHMVDEDVMHLLMQSPTVQVSNGAIVSRESLPTNFFLPEDSAWYPYFENDEEGNAKLIGWFPLKKTVELDGTYIEKAMQGTEQDGSPSVNFSLTPEGGDIFYIVTSKNTNKRLAIVLDGKVKSAPYIRAVIRDSGTITSPTFKHDPNEVMFLINVLKAGALPVKLDIVQENVIGPTLGQDSINSGIQAAMWGAIAVVIFMILYYRVSGFISMVGLVFNMWFLMGTMGLMGNTITLSGIAGIALTVGMAVDASVIIFERIREEMRRARSYKHALENGFDVARTTIWDSNITTLIASAALAMSDVESVKGFGLTLSFGIIANVFASLYIIRLVFDWLIDTFKLKKVSI from the coding sequence ATGAATAAAGGTTTTCGCTTTTTCGTTTTGTTGTTATTCACCGGTTTGGCCTTTTACTTCCTGAATCCCTCGATTCAGTGGTATTTTGTGCTTACCCCGGAACAGCAGAATATCATCAGTCTGCCCGAGGAAAAAGTGGTCGAACTTTCTAAGGAACAGAAGCAGGAGTTTAAGAATATTAAATATCTCCGCCAGCATTCTGTCAAACTTGGTTTGGACTTGCAGGGCGGCGTATTCATCCTCATGCAGATTAACGAAGATGATTTGCGCAAAAAACTGATCGAGCAGTACGGCGATACGAATGCCGTTAACGAAAAATGGGAAACGGAATATAAGTCCGCTGTCAAACAGACGATCGATGTGCTGAAAAGCCGCATGGACCAATTCGGCGTGAGCGAACCTATTATCCAGAAAACCTACTCCGGCCAGATATCCGTTCAGTTACCCGGCCTTGATAACCCCCAGTTAATCCATGACGCCCTCTCTAAGGTGGGTAAACTCGAATTCCATATGGTGGACGAAGATGTCATGCATCTGCTCATGCAGTCCCCGACTGTGCAGGTTTCTAACGGGGCTATCGTGTCGAGGGAGTCTCTGCCTACTAATTTCTTCCTTCCCGAGGACTCGGCATGGTATCCGTATTTTGAGAACGATGAAGAAGGAAATGCTAAATTGATCGGCTGGTTCCCGTTAAAGAAAACGGTCGAGCTGGACGGTACATATATAGAAAAAGCGATGCAGGGAACCGAACAGGACGGAAGTCCGTCGGTGAACTTCTCGCTTACACCCGAAGGCGGGGATATCTTCTACATTGTTACATCGAAGAACACCAATAAACGTCTCGCGATCGTCCTTGACGGGAAGGTCAAGAGCGCGCCTTATATAAGGGCGGTCATCCGCGACAGCGGTACGATCACCAGCCCGACGTTTAAACACGACCCTAACGAAGTGATGTTTTTAATCAACGTACTGAAAGCCGGCGCGTTGCCGGTGAAACTGGACATTGTTCAGGAGAACGTCATCGGCCCGACGCTGGGGCAGGACTCGATCAATTCGGGAATTCAGGCGGCTATGTGGGGCGCGATAGCGGTTGTCATATTCATGATTCTTTATTACCGTGTCAGCGGCTTTATCTCAATGGTGGGGCTTGTTTTCAATATGTGGTTCCTGATGGGCACAATGGGGCTGATGGGCAATACCATCACATTATCCGGTATCGCGGGTATAGCGTTGACGGTGGGTATGGCTGTGGACGCGAGTGTGATCATCTTTGAACGAATCCGCGAGGAGATGCGGCGTGCGCGATCCTATAAGCACGCGCTTGAAAACGGTTTTGATGTTGCGAGAACTACCATCTGGGACTCGAATATAACGACCCTGATTGCATCGGCCGCGCTTGCTATGAGCGATGTTGAAAGCGTAAAGGGTTTCGGTTTGACGCTTTCCTTCGGTATTATCGCGAACGTATTCGCGTCTCTGTATATCATTCGCTTGGTATTCGACTGGCTGATCGATACGTTCAAATTGAAAAAGGTGAGCATATAG
- the yajC gene encoding preprotein translocase subunit YajC produces MFQFIVDVAVFAQAAATGQAPQAPVTPQVAEQVAQTAQKAPGGDWTSLLIMLGIPVVFFLILFLPEMRRRKKMKQQLAALKKGDKVITAGGVIGIIDFVGEKTVYLKTQDAKIEVAKEYVGFVFSNEPDQKS; encoded by the coding sequence ATGTTTCAGTTTATTGTAGACGTTGCTGTATTTGCGCAGGCTGCCGCTACGGGACAGGCTCCTCAGGCGCCGGTTACCCCTCAAGTTGCCGAACAGGTTGCCCAGACCGCGCAGAAGGCGCCGGGCGGGGATTGGACTTCACTTTTAATCATGCTTGGTATCCCTGTCGTGTTTTTCCTGATCCTCTTTTTACCTGAAATGCGCAGACGCAAAAAAATGAAACAGCAGTTAGCCGCTTTGAAGAAGGGCGATAAAGTAATCACCGCCGGCGGTGTTATCGGTATTATCGATTTCGTCGGTGAAAAGACTGTTTACTTAAAGACTCAGGATGCAAAAATCGAAGTTGCAAAAGAATATGTCGGTTTTGTGTTTTCCAACGAACCCGATCAGAAAAGCTAA